One window of the Acinonyx jubatus isolate Ajub_Pintada_27869175 chromosome A2, VMU_Ajub_asm_v1.0, whole genome shotgun sequence genome contains the following:
- the SLC25A42 gene encoding mitochondrial coenzyme A transporter SLC25A42 isoform X1: MGNGVKESAVRVREDAEAVLPSPVNSKSDHRQVLSSLLSGALAGALAKTAVAPLDRTKIIFQVSSKRFSAKEAFRLLYFTYLNEGFLSLWRGNSATMVRVVPYAAIQFSAHEEYKRILGHYYGFRGEALPPWPRLLAGALAGTTAASLTYPLDLVRARMAVTPKEMYSNIFHVFIRISREEGLKTLYHGFTPTVLGVIPYAGLSFFTYETLKSLHREYSGRPQPYPFERMIFGACAGLIGQSASYPLDVVRRRMQTAGVTGHPHASIAHTLRAIVREEGAVRGLYKGLSMNWLKGPIAVGISFTTFDLMQILLRHLQS, from the exons AGCGACCACAGGCAAGTTCTCAGCTCCCTCCTGTCTGGGGCCCTGGCTGGTGCTCTGGCCAAAACGGCGGTAGCTCCCCTGGACCGAACCAAAATCATCTTCCAAG tgtCTTCAAAAAGATTTTCTGCCAAG GAGGCCTTCCGGCTCCTCTACTTCACCTACCTCAACGAGGGCTTCCTCAGCCTGTGGCGTGGGAACTCGGCCACCATGGTGCGCGTGGTGCCCTACGCCGCCATCCAGTTCAGCGCCCACGAGGAGTACAAGCGCATCCTGGGCCACTACTATGGCTTCCGCGGAGA AGCCCTGCCCCCTTGGCCCCGCCTCCTGGCAGGCGCACTAGCTGGAACAACAGCTGCTTCGCTGACCTACCCCCTGGACCTGGTCAGAGCAAGGATGGCCGTGACCCCAAAGGAAAT GTACAGCAACATCTTTCACGTCTTCATCCGCATCTCCCGAGAAGAGGGCCTGAAGACCCTCTACCACGGGTTCACGCCCACCGTGCTGGGGGTCATTCCCTACGCCGGCCTGAGTTTCTTCACCTATGAGACGCTCAAGAGCCTGCACAGAG AGTACAGCGGCCGCCCACAGCCCTACCCCTTTGAGCGCATGATATTTGGGGCCTGCGCTGGCCTCATCGGGCAGTCAGCCTCGTACCCCCTGGACGTGGTGCGGCGGCGCATGCAGACAGCCGGGGTCACGGGTCACCCGCACGCATCCATCGCGCACACGCTGCGTGCCATCGTGCGGGAGGAGGGCGCCGTGCGTGGCCTCTACAAGGGCCTGAGCATGAACTGGCTCAAGGGCCCCATCGCCGTGGGCATCAGCTTCACCACCTTCGACCTCATGCAGATCCTGCTACGGCACCTGCAGAGCTAG
- the SLC25A42 gene encoding mitochondrial coenzyme A transporter SLC25A42 isoform X2 translates to MSDHRQVLSSLLSGALAGALAKTAVAPLDRTKIIFQVSSKRFSAKEAFRLLYFTYLNEGFLSLWRGNSATMVRVVPYAAIQFSAHEEYKRILGHYYGFRGEALPPWPRLLAGALAGTTAASLTYPLDLVRARMAVTPKEMYSNIFHVFIRISREEGLKTLYHGFTPTVLGVIPYAGLSFFTYETLKSLHREYSGRPQPYPFERMIFGACAGLIGQSASYPLDVVRRRMQTAGVTGHPHASIAHTLRAIVREEGAVRGLYKGLSMNWLKGPIAVGISFTTFDLMQILLRHLQS, encoded by the exons ATG AGCGACCACAGGCAAGTTCTCAGCTCCCTCCTGTCTGGGGCCCTGGCTGGTGCTCTGGCCAAAACGGCGGTAGCTCCCCTGGACCGAACCAAAATCATCTTCCAAG tgtCTTCAAAAAGATTTTCTGCCAAG GAGGCCTTCCGGCTCCTCTACTTCACCTACCTCAACGAGGGCTTCCTCAGCCTGTGGCGTGGGAACTCGGCCACCATGGTGCGCGTGGTGCCCTACGCCGCCATCCAGTTCAGCGCCCACGAGGAGTACAAGCGCATCCTGGGCCACTACTATGGCTTCCGCGGAGA AGCCCTGCCCCCTTGGCCCCGCCTCCTGGCAGGCGCACTAGCTGGAACAACAGCTGCTTCGCTGACCTACCCCCTGGACCTGGTCAGAGCAAGGATGGCCGTGACCCCAAAGGAAAT GTACAGCAACATCTTTCACGTCTTCATCCGCATCTCCCGAGAAGAGGGCCTGAAGACCCTCTACCACGGGTTCACGCCCACCGTGCTGGGGGTCATTCCCTACGCCGGCCTGAGTTTCTTCACCTATGAGACGCTCAAGAGCCTGCACAGAG AGTACAGCGGCCGCCCACAGCCCTACCCCTTTGAGCGCATGATATTTGGGGCCTGCGCTGGCCTCATCGGGCAGTCAGCCTCGTACCCCCTGGACGTGGTGCGGCGGCGCATGCAGACAGCCGGGGTCACGGGTCACCCGCACGCATCCATCGCGCACACGCTGCGTGCCATCGTGCGGGAGGAGGGCGCCGTGCGTGGCCTCTACAAGGGCCTGAGCATGAACTGGCTCAAGGGCCCCATCGCCGTGGGCATCAGCTTCACCACCTTCGACCTCATGCAGATCCTGCTACGGCACCTGCAGAGCTAG